The genomic window GAAAACTGAAATCTCCTCCGGCATGGCATCGATGCCGATCACCGGGGTAGCTTGCTTCCCGGCCACCATGCCATGCTGAAACTCGATGATGTTCACCGCGTCGGGAAAACGCTCCAGCAAATCGAGCAAACTGCCCGGCCGCTCCTCGATCGTGAAGCGGTAGTACTTGCGATGGGCTGAACCGATGCCAGCGTGACGCACGATCCAAGCGAGCTGACCGAAATCCATATTTCCGCCACACACGATGGTCAGCACCCGCTTGCCTCGGCAAGCTTGACGCTCCTTCATCCAAGCCGCCAGACCCATGGCCCCCGCCGGCTCAGGAATCACCCTTCGCTGCTCCCAAAGCAGCTGGATCGCCGCGCAAACCTCTTCGTTGGTCACGGTGATGAAGCGATCGACAAGCTGGGCGCAGAAGTGGCTGGTCAAATCTCCCGCCCGCTTGACCGCAGTCCCATCGCAAAAGACGTCCACGTAGTCCAGCGTCACCGGACCTCCGTTTGCCACCGCGGCCGCCATGGAAGCCTGCTCCACCCCTTCCACGCCCACCACTTCGATTTCCGGATAGTAGCGCTTGAGCCAACAGGCCACACCGGCCGCCATGCCGCCGCCGCCGATCTGCAGGTAGACCCGGTCGAAACCGCCTTGGCCCGACATCACCACCTCATCAGCCAAGGTGCCTTGCCCCGCCATCACCGCCAAGTCGTCGTAGGGATGGATGTAGGCTCGGCTTGCCTCGCGGGAAACCCGTTTGGCCTCCTCGGAGGCCGCATCGTAGGAATCCCCCACCAGCTTGACCACCACGCTGCGCCCGCCGATGGAGCGCACCGCGTTCTGCTTCATCATAGGGGTGGACCGGGGCATGAAGATGGTCGCCGTGGTGCCGAGCTTTCGAGCCGCGAGGGCCACGCCTTGAGCATGGTTTCCCGCCGAGGCGCAAACCACGCCGCGCTCCAGTTCCTGAGGGCTAAGCAGTTTCATGCGGTTGTAAGCCCCACGCCACTTGTAGGCGTGGATGGGGGAAAGGTCCTCCCGCTTCACGTACACCGCCTCGTCCGCATCCAGATCAAGAGCTTCAAGCGGCGTCGCCCCAGCCGCTTCATAGACGCGTTGGCGAGCGGCGAGCGTTTCATTGAAAAGGTCGTCGAGGGTGGGAATGGGCATGCGGAGGGAAGATCGAAATCAGGAATAGAAGGACCCCCAGATGCTCATGAAAAGCA from Pelagicoccus sp. SDUM812003 includes these protein-coding regions:
- a CDS encoding pyridoxal-phosphate dependent enzyme, with the translated sequence MPIPTLDDLFNETLAARQRVYEAAGATPLEALDLDADEAVYVKREDLSPIHAYKWRGAYNRMKLLSPQELERGVVCASAGNHAQGVALAARKLGTTATIFMPRSTPMMKQNAVRSIGGRSVVVKLVGDSYDAASEEAKRVSREASRAYIHPYDDLAVMAGQGTLADEVVMSGQGGFDRVYLQIGGGGMAAGVACWLKRYYPEIEVVGVEGVEQASMAAAVANGGPVTLDYVDVFCDGTAVKRAGDLTSHFCAQLVDRFITVTNEEVCAAIQLLWEQRRVIPEPAGAMGLAAWMKERQACRGKRVLTIVCGGNMDFGQLAWIVRHAGIGSAHRKYYRFTIEERPGSLLDLLERFPDAVNIIEFQHGMVAGKQATPVIGIDAMPEEISVFEKDLRTLGIAFEEVTGQEDVEFRMIQFDPRLLERPVFIRIEFPERAGALKEFLQGHSREASIVYFNYSYTGERVGRVLIGFDFADEEKRQAFRTAVLEGETSLRHAKEVSPQALRRIV